In Triticum aestivum cultivar Chinese Spring chromosome 5B, IWGSC CS RefSeq v2.1, whole genome shotgun sequence, the following proteins share a genomic window:
- the LOC123110874 gene encoding protein CLT2, chloroplastic, giving the protein MPMSSSPAVAVASAAVVALAVANRVLYKLALVPLKSYPFFLAQLTTFGYVAVYFSILYARYRAGVVTRDMLALPKIRFAVIGLLEALGVAAGMSAGAMLPGPAIPILSQSFLVWQLIFSVLLLGKTYSLRQIIGCLLVTSGVILAVASGANDGHLLSGVKLIWPLLMVISSAFQAGASILKESVFVDGAKRLKGKRPDIFVVNSFGSGFQALFVFLLLPLLSNLRGIKLAELSGHLNGGAECFLNVGESPIDCGGAPFLPLLFIFVNMAFNISLLNLVKMSSAVVASLTATSAVPISIYILSLPLPYIPQGAGLSASFILGGMVLLTGLILYNLPQSSKESKTD; this is encoded by the exons ATGCCGATGAGCTCCTCGCCGGCGGTCGCGGTCGCGTCTGCGGCCGTGGTAGCGCTGGCTGTCGCTAACCGCGTGCTCTATAAGCTCGCGCTGGTGCCCCTCAAGTcctaccccttcttcctcgctcagCTCACCACGTTCGG GTACGTCGCCGTGTACTTTTCAATACTCTATGCGAGGTACCGCGCGGGGGTGGTGACGCGGGACATGCTGGCACTGCCGAAGATCCGGTTCGCTGTCATCGGCTTGCTGGAGGCACTTGGGGTCGCCGCCGGAATGTCTGCGGGAG CTATGCTGCCTGGCCCTGCTATTCCTATACTGTCTCAG TCTTTCCTGGTGTGGCAGCTTATCTTCTCTGTGTTGCTTTTGGGAAAGACCTACTCTCTGAGACAAATCATTGGTTGCTTGCTTGTAACTTCTGGTGTGATTCTTGCTGTTGCGAG TGGAGCAAATGATGGTCATCTTCTATCTGGAGTCAAGTTAATTTGGCCATTATTGATGGTTATTTCATCGGCATTCCAAGCTGGTGCATCCATTTTGAAG GAGTCTGTTTTCGTTGATGGTGCAAAACGTCTTAAG GGGAAACGGCCCGACATCTTCGTGGTTAATTCATTTGGGTCTGGGTTTCAG GCTCTTTTTGTCTTCCTTCTTCTCCCATTACTTTCTAATTTGAGGGGGATTAAGCTTGCTGAGCTTTCTGGCCATTTAAATGGTGGTGCTGAGTGCTTCTTAAATGTTGGGGAGAGCCCAATTG ATTGTGGAGGTGCTCCATTCCTACCATTGCTATTTATATTCGTAAACATGGCTTTCAACATCTCGTTGCTTAATTTGGTAAAGATGTCGTCTGCCGTGGTTGCTTCACTTACAGCAACTTCCGCCG TGCCAATATCAATCTATATCCTTTCTCTTCCTTTGCCCTACATCCCTCAAGGCGCGGGATTAAGCGCTTCTTTTATCTTAGGTGGTATGGTATTGTTGACGGGTCTAATTCTGTATAACCTTCCCCAATCATCCAAAGAGTCAAAGACTGACTAA